A region from the Hypomesus transpacificus isolate Combined female chromosome 11, fHypTra1, whole genome shotgun sequence genome encodes:
- the ccdc172 gene encoding coiled-coil domain-containing protein 172 — protein MSLDTLFQQIILTEQQISEKSRQLQEVKVAITRCEDMIKSSAENNKRDNKNLEEKAQQLTHIQFQYELMKKSQDQMEKQNNDLLQQQSHLKDRLDEIKRQSREEKENFIREIQAFNNDFNLLSNRKSLLKSQTQSEIQELEKEISTLSQEMEFMTQSNSRVKSMQEEKKGLYTELQEIQRVLTDLDGQLCEARAVSEALRAESEAVSQKPHSDSTCLRLKKELEVLKEDELELLREALISEKHFLQSKLSRRSSPYSRSFT, from the exons ATGAGTTTGGATACTCTCTTTCAACAGATTATTTTAACCGAACAACAAATATCTGAGAAATCAAGGCAATTGCAGGAGG TCAAAGTTGCCATCACCAGATGTGAAGACATGATAAAGTCCAGCGCTGAAAATAATAAACGTGATAACAAGAATCTTGAAGAAAAG GCTCAGCAGCTGACTCACATCCAGTTCCAGTATGAGCTCATGAAGAAAAGTCAGGATCAGATGGAGAAACAGAACAACGACCTTTTACAACAGCAGAGCCATCTCAAAGACCGCTTG GATGAGATTAAGAGGCAGtcaagagaagagaaggagaactTCATTCGAGAGATACAGGCTTTCAACAATGACTTTAACCTCTTGAGTAATAGGAAGAGCTTGTTGAAGAGCCAAACCCAGTCTGAAATACaagagctggagaaggagatcaGCACTCTAAGCCAAG AGATGGAGTTCATGACCCAGAGCAACAGCCGTGTCAAGTCCATGCAGGAGGAAAAGAAAGGCCTCTATACAGAGCTCCAGGAGATCCAGCGAGTTCTTACAG ACCTTGATGGCCAACTCTGCGAGGCAAGAGCAGTGAGCGAGGCGCTGAGAGCAGAGAGTGAGGCAGTCAGCCAGAAGCCTCACTCAGACAGCACCTGCCTGAG ACTGAAGAAGGAGCTCGAAGTGTTGAAGGAGGACGAGCTGGAGCTACTCAGAGAGGCACTCATCTCCGAGAAGCACTTCCTGCAGTCG AAACTGTCTAGGAGGAGCAGCCCTTATTCCAGAAGTTTTACATAG
- the si:ch1073-126c3.2 gene encoding uncharacterized protein si:ch1073-126c3.2 produces MLLARTTAALICLCSGTGILTALSVCKSDPSKDPCSFPERIISTFITQLQVAASCAGNGTSALTDKQTAGLLDSVRTLAHILEEQQTKFCKFDFPNENPEDVTPNKMCPVPDLHKNGGLVCVTVKQTHYCKPMCNQGYDFSFLRRTRLYEKCSKDTGYKWTTQHIGGNKLAYCIASPIPVAGSATAYFPKNQDCLKTGKTDKNGVIDQLVKELETDQTETENACLICG; encoded by the exons ATGCTATTAGCACGAACAACCGCAGCTCTGATCTGTTTGTGCTCAGGTACAGGTATCTTAACAG CTCTCTCAGTCTGCAAATCTGACCCGTCTAAGGATCCCTGCTCCTTCCCTGAACGGATCATTTCAACTTTCATCACTCAGTTACAG gtCGCAGCCTCGTGTGCAGGCAATGGGACGAGCGCCTTGACAGATAAGCAGACCGCTGGCCTGCTGGACTCAGTCCGAACACTCGCACACATCctggaggaacagcagacaAAAT tTTGTAAGTTTGACTTTCCCAACGAAAATCCTGAAGATGTCACCCCGAACAAAATGTGCCCCGTCCCTGATCTCCACAAGAACGGAGGACTTGTTTGTGTGAcggtcaaacaaacacactactGCAAACCCATGTGTAACCAG GGGTACGACTTCTCATTCCTGAGGAGGACTCGTCTTTATGAGAAGTGCAGTAAGGATACTGGATATAAATGGACAACCCAACACATAGGAGGGAACAAACTGGCATACTGCATAG CGTCTCCTATTCCAGTCGCAGGAAGTGCTACAGCCTACTTCCCCAAAAACCAGGACTGTCTGAAGACAGGCAAAACGGACAAAAATGGTGTCATCGATCAGCTTGTCAAAGAGCTGGAGACAGACCAAACTGAGACTGAGAATGCCTGCCTCATCTGTGGATAA